One genomic window of Vespula pensylvanica isolate Volc-1 chromosome 12, ASM1446617v1, whole genome shotgun sequence includes the following:
- the LOC122633231 gene encoding neurofibromin isoform X3 produces MGTQKPVEWANSLIARFEEQLPCRTGPQTTHSRLNEERNKKCLIQISRYRFSLVISGLTKMLQRVNEMAPSIGNPRTDQDRQCYESIIIVLDTLEKCLVNQPRDTTKYDEAMNVKLLLREICQFIDIPNDIPQHAHLKNLASKVLFALSLNFFSAVFNRISARLQELSNCGDENPDYSDIELIQHINIDVYRLTKLLNETIQKFKQLKKSAHLVLMNSLEKAIWNWMDTYPHEFADIQRRPNEDLAKACEELFDILDVYVDNKKGRNAALWPLQIMLLVLSPKVLEEIVNADAGISISQKHEKKRQFITSIKQGLATHGSSSRHLVEAAAVTCVKLCKASTYTNNLDSNNVIFKLVQQVMNDLTLLLFNPCKQFSRGQNYIAQDVDLMIDCFVSCFRIKPNNNKVLTFEFPLTYQFVLVSSLYKIVTESRLPWWPQIDLVYSRSTELRNMFTDTLNKVTQSYSHTPLRMIQSLTLKGKEQSKCKDRGEEVFSYKNLLLCMVRLIHADPMLMLNNQGKAGHEMQSSTLELINGLVTLVHQTTMLDIANEAMEALLVLHHPDKIKAWNPEAPMETFWDISSQVLSSISEKLIQHQIFNYTGILKWLREILICRNGFLSQNKDYANVGSQIATCKQAHIKLEVVLFMYLWSIDMEAVLVSMSCFALLCEEAEIRCGSDEVTVTCLLPNYHLYIELAQASTILTTGRAALQKRIMALLRKIEHCVNGVQPAWEETYKNWEAMLRQLSNYPKTKTEDGQVESFHRSTGKSLMRRSSHQNSEHELDEQINEWANMTGFLCALGGVCLQKRCSNRLLSGLPPNPEPKKGSAKQLETIPCLSSVSQDVQYCLVTQFVFNLLRLLTYNNEKFGAQIQKHVQELVGHEMSPALYPILFDQIKSIVEKFFDQGRVIVLDVNTQFIDHTIFIMKNVLDSKTDQPSEYLGMTSIEGMTLAIVRYVRHLDMSVHSIHIKTRLCQLVEAMMKRRDDLAFRQEMKFRNKLVEYLTDWIMGATHQIAPPSGADVTIITRELDQACMEAVGALLRGLPLQPEESDRGDPMEAKSQLFLKYFTLFMNLLNGCNDGAADEKDVVSRQPQIIGKLSTLRNATIQAMSNLLSANIDSGLMHSISLGYNPDLQTRAAFMEVLTKILQQGTEFDTLAETVLADRFEQLVQLVTMISDKGELPIAMALANVVTTNQMDELARVFVTLFDAKHLLSPLLWNMFYREVEVSDCMQTLFRGNSLGSKIMAFCFKIYGASYLQSLLEPLIRPLLDDCTTGFEVDSARIDANEDIEQNGRNLIALTQKVFDAIVSSADRFPPQLRSMCHCLYQVLSKRFPQCPQNNIGAVGTVIFLRFINPAIVSPQEMGIVNKPVPIQVKRGLMLMSKILQNIANHVEFSKEQHMLPFNDFLRAHFEIGRRFFIQIASDCETVDQTSHPMSFVSDANVLALHRLLWNHQERIGDYLSSSRDHKAVGRRPFDKMATLLAYLGPPEHKPVDSHLLFSSYARWSSIDMSSTNFEEIMVKHNMHELDEFKSIKSLNIFYQAGTSKQGYPVFYYIARRYKIGETNSDLLIYHVILTLKPFCHSPFELVVDFTHTCSDNRFRTEFLQKWFYVLPAVAYENIHAAYIYNCNSWVREYTKFHDRILAPLKGNRKVVFIDGPGRLNDVIDMEHQKLPGATLSLDEDLKVFTSALKLSHKDTKVSIKVGPTAIQITSAEKCKVLSHSVLLNDVYYASEIEEVSLVDDNQFTLTISNEAGPLSFIHNDCDSIVQAIIHIRNRWELSQPDSMSVHPKIRPKDVPGTLLNMALLNLGSSDPNLRTAAYNQLCALTATFDLKIEGQLLETSGLCIPSNNTIFIKHLSETLAANDPHLTLEFLEECIQGFRVSTIELKHLCLEYMTPWLKNLVKFYKPNDEGGKRQKQVSQIIEKLITLTIKEVEMYPSIQAKIWSTIGRLPELIDTVLDNFIQRSVGNELGSPRVEIIADTAVALASGNVQLVAKKVIGRLCRVVDKTCTSPTPSLEQHKMWHSIAILARYLLMLSFNNCLDVGKNLPYLFHTVTFLVCSGSLSMRASTHGLVINSIHSLCTCSSPQFSEDTHRILRMSLDEFSLPKFYLLFGISKVKSAAVTAFRTTHRYSNEKRYGNERNVCGTQDRERLSLTNLEVITDALLEIMEACMRDILNCDWLKTWTSLAKSFAFCFNPALQPRALIVFGCISKSINDQDMKQLLRILVKALESFNDITLLEAIVMCLTRLQPLLRPESPIHRYLFWVATSVLQLDEASLYASGLALLEQNLHTLDSQGTFDDKTLERVMMSMREPLEGHFKQLDNAVGLSFKSNFHFALVGHLLKGYRHPTPTTVTRTARVLTMLLAIVAKPYRRDKFEVSPESVAYLAALVSVSEEVRSRCHIRHSLNKNNTESGSTDFLDALVSHVTDAPGNTSNPTNRRQKSWDLLDQSALTQAKQQKQYSAHQTGRILFKTQRSFSVPTAKETKPTDDSEPKNRSARVSVSNENNVLLDPEVLTDFPTQILVLTVLATLVKYSTDENETRILYEYLAEASVVFPKVFPVIHNLLDAKINTVLSSCHDQAILNAVQAIIQNMIACEDTSQQQLHYLQSYGFGGLWRFAGPYSNCNCTAESTELFVNCLEAMVKSCPPVEENEIANSNEASSQKIKRVVSDGHSSDNTSTKSKSTNYGNDRMNIRTFSDDTDDSRGTSFMRRDHSIESKGGISTDSMSQAEITNSSNGGISS; encoded by the exons ATGGGCACGCAAAAGCCGGTAGAATGGGCCAATTCGCTAATTGCGCGTTTCGAGGAACAG CTGCCGTGCCGTACCGGTCCTCAAACCACTCACTCTCGcttaaacgaagaaagaaacaaaaaatgtttgataCAAATATCTcgatatcgtttctctcttgtaATATCTGGCCTCACAAAGATGTTACAACGCGTCAACGAAATGGCACCTTCTATCGGAAATCCACGTACCGATCAAGATCGTCAATGTTATGAATCTATTATCATCGTTTTGGATACGTTAGAAAAATGTCTCGTTAATCAACCGAGAGACACCACGAAATACGACGAGGCTATGAATGTAAAGTTATTGCTTAGAGAGATATGCCAGTTTATAG ACATACCAAATGATATCCCTCAACACGCGCATCTTAAAAACTTGGCTAGCAAAGTACTATTTGCCTTGAGCCTAAACTTTTTCAGCGCagtttttaatagaatatctGCCAGACTGCAAGAGTTATCTAATTGCGGTGATGAAAATCCGGATTATAGCGACATCGAATTAATTCAGCATATCAACATTGACGTGTATAGATTAACAAAACTTTTGAATG AAACTATACAAAAATTTAAACAACTCAAGAAATCTGCTCATCTGGTTCTTATGAATTCATTGGAAAAAGCAATTTGGAATTGGATGGATACTTATCCGCATGAATTTGCTGATATTCAAAGGAGACCTAACGAGGATTTGGCTAAAGCATGCGAAGAACTTTTTGATATTCTTGATGTATACGTCGAtaataagaaaggaagaaatgctGCTCTTTGGCCGCTGCAAATTATGTTGCTAGTATTATCGCCTAAAGTATTGGAAGAAATTGTCAATGCGGATGCTGGTATATCTATTTCAcagaaacatgaaaaaaagagacaatttATAACTAGCATTAAACAAGGTTTGGCAACTCATGGCAGTTCCAGTAGACATTTGGTAGAAGCTGCCGCTGTAACGTGCGTTAAGCTTTGTAAGGCATCCACGTATACAAATAATTTGGATTCCAATAAcgtcatttttaaattagtaCAACAAGTAATGAATGATCTAACGTTACTGTTGTTTAATCCCTGCAAGCAATTCTCTCGTGGACAAAATTACATTGCTCAAGATGTTGATTTAATGATAGATTGTTTTGTAAGCTGCTTCCGTATAAAaccaaataataataaagtactTACATTTGAATTTCCATTGACATACCAATTCGTCTTGGTCAGTTCGTTATACAA aATCGTGACAGAATCAAGACTCCCATGGTGGCCTCAAATAGATTTGGTATATTCACGAAGTACGGAACTTAGAAATATGTTTACCGATACGTTGAACAAGGTAACGCAGAGTTATTCGCACACGCCGTTGCGAATGATACAAAGCTTAACTCTCAAgggaaaagaacaaagtaaaTGCAAGGATAGAGGGGAAGAGGTTTTTAGTTACAAAAATTTGCTCTTATGTATGGTACGACTTATTCACGCAGATCCCATGTTGATGTTGAAT aatcaaGGTAAAGCTGGACATGAAATGCAAAGTTCAACGTTAGAATTGATCAATGGTCTTGTCACTTTGGTTCATCAAACAACGATGCTAGATATAGCTAATGAAGCAATGGAAGCATTGTTAGTATTACATCATCCTGACAAAATCAAAGCATGGAATCCGGAAGCTCCAATGGAGACTTTTTGGGACATTAGTTCTCAAGTACTTTCTTCAATTTCTGAAAAACTTATTCAACATCAAATTTTCAACTATACCGGTATATTGAAATGGCTTAGAGAGATTTTAATTTGTCGAAATGGGTTTCTCTCGCAAAATAAAGATTATGCTAACGTGGGTAGTCAAATTGCTACGTGTAAGCAAGCGCACATTAAACTTGAg GTTGTCctctttatgtatttatggAGCATTGATATGGAAGCTGTCTTGGTATCTATGTCATGTTTTGCATTATTGTGCGAAGAAGCTGAGATTCGCTGTGGTAGCGATGAAGTAACTGTGACGTGCCTACTTCccaattatcatttatatattgaattagCTCAAGCTTCTACTATATTAACCACTG gaCGAGCTGCTTTACAGAAGAGGATTATGGCCTTGTTGAGAAAAATTGAACATTGTGTAAATGGTGTTCAACCT GCATGGGAAGAAACGTATAAAAACTGGGAGGCAATGTTACGACAATTATCTAATTATCCCAAAACAAAGACGGAAGATGGTCAAGTTGAATCGTTTCATCGTAGTACTGGAAAGAGCTTGATGAGAAGATCTTCTCATCAAAATTCGGAACATGAATTAGATGAACAAATTAACGAATGGGCAAATATGACAGGGTTTCTTTGTGCATTAGGTGGAGTGTGTTTACAAAAACGTTGTTCCAATAGATTGCTTTCTGGATTACCACCAAATCCTGAACCTAAAAAGGGCTCGGCAAAGCAGTTAGAAACGATACCTTGTTTATCGAGCGTCAGTCAGGATGTACAATATTGTCTAGTTACACAATTCGTATTCAATCTTCTGAgattattaacatataataatgaaaagtttGGAGCACAAATACAAAAGCATGTTCAGGAATTAGTCGGTCACGAAATGAGCCCTGCTTTATATCCGATACTATTTGaccaaataaaaagtatagtagaaaaattctttgatCAAGGGCGAGTCATTGTATTAGATGTTAATACACAATTTATTGACCATACGATCTTTATAATGAAGAATGTATTGGATTCTAAAACTGATCAACCATCGGAATATCTTGGAATGACTAGTATAGAAGGAATGACATTAGCGATTGTTAGATACGTTAGACATTTGGATATGTCGGTACATTCCATTCATATTAAGACCAGATTGTGTCAGCTCGTCGAAGCGATGATGAAAAGGCGCGACGATTTAGCATTTCGACAAGAgatgaaatttcgaaataaattagtGGAATACCTGACCGATTGGATAATGGGTGCTACGCATCAAATAGCTCCGCCCAGTGGTGCTGATGTTACGATTATTACAAG gGAATTGGATCAAGCGTGTATGGAAGCAGTAGGAGCATTGTTACGTGGACTTCCTCTTCAACCTGAAGAATCCGATCGTGGTGATCCCATGGAAGCAAAGTCACAATTATTTCTTAAGTATTTTACACTTTTCATGAATTTGTTAAATGGATGTAACGATGGGGCAGCCGATGAGAAAGATGTAGTGTCACGACAACCACAAATAATCGGCAAATTGTCTACGTTACGTAATGCTACAATACAAGCAATGAGCAATCTTCTCAGTGCAAATATTGATAGTGGCTTGATGCATtctataa GTTTAGGCTACAATCCGGATCTTCAAACACGAGCAGCTTTTATGGAAGTGTTGACAAAAATTCTACAACAAGGAACCGAATTTGATACACTTGCCGAAACAGTATTGGCTGATAGATTTGAGCAATTAGTTCAATTAGTTACAATGATCAGTGATAAAGGAGAATTACCTATCGCTATGGCATTAGCTAATGTAGTAACAACAAATCAGATGGACGAATTGGCACGCGTTTTCGTAACCTTATTTGATGCAAAACACTTGCTATCACCGTTGTTATGGAATATGTTTTATCGAGAAGTTGAAGTATCTGATTGTATGCAAACACTTTTTCGTGGCAACAGTCTTGGGAGTAAAATTATGGCATTTTGTTTCAAGATTTATGGCGCTAGTTATTTGCAAAGTTTATTAGAACCATTGATTAGGCCTTTGCTTGACGACTGTACAACAGGATTTGAAGTTGATAGCGCAAGAATAGACGCGAATGAAGATATAGAACAAAATGGACGTAATTTGATTGCACTGACTCAAAAAGTATTTGATGCCATAGTATCCTCTGCTGATAG atttccTCCACAATTGCGCTCGATGTGTCACTGTCTATATCAAGTACTCAGTAAAAGATTTCCTCAGTGTCCACAAAATAACATCGGTGCTGTTGGAACGGTGATATTCTTACGTTTCATTAATCCAGCTATAGTGTCGCCTCAAGAAATGGGAATAGTAAATAAACCAGTACCGATACAAGTCAAACGTGGTCTCATGCTGATGTCaaagatattacaaaatatagcAAATCACGTTGAATTCAGTAAAGAACAACATATGTTACCTTTCAATGATTTTCTTCGAGCACACTTTGAAATAGGCAGAAGATTTTTCATACAGATAGCATCGGATTGCGAAACGGTTGATCAAACCAGCCATCCTATGTCCTTTGTATCCGATGCAAATGTTTTAGCTTTGCATAGACTTTTGTGGAATCATCAAGAACGAATTGGTGACTATCTAAGTAGTAGTAGGGACCACAAAGCTGTAGGTAGAAGACCTTTTGACAAAATGGCTACATTATTGGCATATCTTGGTCCTCCAGAACATAAACCAGTCGATTCTCA tttattattttcatcttacGCTCGATGGTCAAGCATTGATATGTCGTCGACtaattttgaagaaatcaTGGTGAAACATAACATGCACGAATTGGATGAGTTTAAAAGTATCAAAAGCTTGAACATATTTTATCAAGCAGGAACAAGCAAACAAGGCTATccagtattttattatatcgcaAGACGTTATAA aatcGGAGAAACTAATAGCGATTTGTTAATATACCACGTCATCCTTACTTTAAAGCCATTTTGCCATTCGCCATTCGAATTGGTTGTTGATTTCACTCATACTTGTTCCGATAATCGATTTAGAACGGAATTCTTACAAAAGTGGTTTTACGTGTTGCCTGCAGTCGCCTATGAAAACATTCACGCTGCGTAcatttataattgtaatagttGGGTACgagaatatacaaaatttcatgATAGAATCCTGGCACCTTTGAAGGGAAATCGTAAAGTAGTTTTCATCGATGGGCCTGGTCGTTTAAATGACGTTATCGACATGGAGCATCAGAAATTACCCGGAGCAACTTTGTCTCTTGACGAAGACTTGAAGGTTTTTACCAGTGCTTTGAAATTATCCCATAAAGATACTAAAGTTTCCATAAAGGTTGGACCAACTGCTATACAAATTACCTCTGCCGAGAAATGTAAAGTATTATCACATTCCGTTCTCTTAAATGACGTTTATTACGCCtcagaaatagaagaagtttCATTGGTAGATGACAATCAGTTTACCCTTACTATATCCAATGAAGCTGGTCCATTATCCTTTATTCACAATGACTGTGATAGCATTGTGCAAGCTATAATTCACATAAGGAATAGGTGGGAATTATCACAGCCAGATTCTATGTCAGTTCATCCTAAGATTCGACCTAAAGACGTGCCTGGTACCTTATTAAATATGGCTCTATTAAATCTTGGCAGTTCTGATCCAAACTTACGAACGGCCGCGTACAATCAATTGTGCGCATTAACGGCAAcgtttgatttaaaaattgaaggTCAACTATTGGAAACCTCTGGTTTATGTATACCATCGaacaatacaatttttattaaacatctCAGCGAGACATTAGCCGCAAACGATCCACATTTAACTCTTGAATTTCTCGAGGAATGTATTCAAGGATTTCGAGTGTCTACCATCGAATTAAAACATTTGTGTTTGGAATACATGACGCCGTGGTTGAAGAATTTGGTCAAGTTTTATAAGCCAAACGACGAAGGTGGCAAACGTCAGAAGCAAGTATCgcaaataatagaaaaacttATTACGTTAACGATCAAAGAGGTCGAAATGTATCCAAGTATCCAAGCTAAAATCTGGAGCACCATTGGAAGATTACCCGAATTAATAGATACCGttcttgataattttattcaacgtAGCGTTGGAAACGAATTGGGCTCGCCGAGAGTTGAAATAATAGCGGATACAGCTGTGGCTCTTGCTTCTGGAAATGTTCAATTGGTAGCCAAGAAAGTAATTGGAAGATTATGCAGAGTGGTTGATAAAACTTGCACTTCGCCAACACCTTCTCTCGAGCAACACAAGATGTGGCACAGCATAGCTATTTTAGCGCGTTATTTATTGATgctatcatttaataattgtttagaCGTGGGAAAAAATTTACCATATCTCTTTCACACAGTTACTTTTTTAGTATGTTCTGGAAGTCTGAGTATGCGAGCCTCTACTCATGGTTTAGTTATCAATAGTATACATTCTCTATGTACCTGCAGCTCGCCACAATTTTCTGAAGATACACACAGAATATTAAGGATGAGCCTAGATGAATTTTCTTTACCtaaattttatcttctatttGGTATTAGCAAAGTAAAGTCTGCGGCTGTAACAGCATTTAGAACTACTCATCGTTACTCGAACGAGAAACGTTatggaaacgaacgaaacgtttGTGGAACACAGGACAGAGAAAGATTGTCTTTAACGAATTTGGAAGTAATTACTGATGCTCTTCTTGAAATAATGGAAGCTTGTATGAGAGATATTCTCAATTGTGATTGGCTCAAAACGTGGACATCTTTGGCTAAGAGTTTTGCATTTTGTTTTAATCCTGCTCTACAACCGCGTGCTTTAATCGTTTTTGGTTGTATAAGTAAAAGTATTAACGATCAGGATATGAAACAATTGTTAAGGATATTAGTGAAAGCTTTGGAAAGTTTCAATGACATTACACTTTTGGAAGCAATCGTGATGTGTCTTACGCGCTTACAACCACTTCTTAGGCCT gaatcGCCAATACACAGGTATTTATTTTGGGTGGCCACATCTGTCCTTCAATTGGATGAAGCATCTCTATATGCATCTGGTTTGGCTCTTCTCGAACAAAATTTACACACTCTTGATTCTCAGGGTACTTTTGATGACAAg aCTTTAGAGCGAGTAATGATGTCGATGCGTGAACCACTGGAAGGACATTTCAAACAATTGGACAATGCAGTAGGATTATCATTTAAATCTAACTTTCATTTTGCATTAGTTGGACATCTTTTGAAAGGATATAGACATCCCACTCCAACAACCGTAACAAGGACAGCTAGAGTATTAACTATGCTATTAGCTATTGTAGCTAAACCTTATAGAAGAGATAAGTTTGAAGTGTCACCAGAGAGTGTGGCTTATTTAGCTG ctttAGTATCTGTGTCAGAAGAAGTCAGAAGCCGATGTCATATCAGACATTCtcttaataagaataatacaGAATCTGGTAGTACAGATTTTCTTGATGCTTTGGTATCTCATGTTAcg GATGCACCTGGAAATACTAGCAATCCAACTAATCGAAGACAAAAGTCCTGGGATCTTCTAGACCAATCTGCGCTAACTCAAGCGAAGCAACAGAAACAATACTCCGCTCatcag ACTGGccgaattttatttaaaacgcaGCGATCCTTCTCTGTACCCACCGCAAAGGAAACCAAGCCAACCGATGATTCAGAGCCAAAg aatcgtAGTGCTAGAGTGAGCGTGAGTAATGAAAATAACGTGTTACTTGATCCTGAAGTATTAACGGATTTCCCTACGCAAATCCTGGTTCTCACTGTTTTGGCAACTTTGGTTAAATACTCAACGGATGAAAATGAAACGCGCATTCTCTATGAGTACTTAGCAGAGGCATCGGTGGTCTTTCCAAAAGTTTTTCCTGTGAT aCACAATCTACTCGATGCAAAAATTAACACTGTATTGTCTTCCTGTCATGATCAAGCCATTTTAAACGCTGTACAAGCAATCATACAAAACATGATTGCTTGCGAAGATACAAGTCAACAACAGCTTCACTATTTACAAAGTTATGGTTTTGGTGGCTTATGGAGATTTGCTGGGCCATATTCGaac TGCAACTGTACGGCAGAGAGTACGGAGCTGTTTGTTAATTGTTTAGAAGCAATGGTAAAATCGTGTCCTCCggtcgaagaaaatgaaattgcgAATAGCAACGAAGCATCGTCTCAAAAAATTAAACGTGTCGTAAGCGATGGACACAGTTCAGATAATACATCCACCAAATCTAAATCTACTAATTACGGAAATGATCGTATGAATATACGTACTTTCTCAGACGACACAGACGATTCACGTGGCACTTCTTTTATGCGCAGAGA TCATAGTATAGAAAGTAAAGGAGGCATTTCCACGGACTCAATGAGTCAAGCAGAAATTACAAATAGTAGTAATGGTGGTATATCTTCCTAA